One window of Camelina sativa cultivar DH55 chromosome 4, Cs, whole genome shotgun sequence genomic DNA carries:
- the LOC104780125 gene encoding mini zinc finger protein 2-like, producing MRKRQVVLRRSSPEEPSRSSSTASSLTVRTVRYGECQKNHAAAVGGYAVDGCREFMASRGEEGTLAALTCAACGCHRSFHRREIETEVVCDCNSPHSTGN from the coding sequence ATGAGGAAGCGTCAGGTGGTATTGAGGAGATCTTCCCCGGAAGAACCTTCTAGAAGCTCGTCGACAGCTTCATCTCTGACGGTGAGAACTGTGAGATACGGTGAGTGTCAGAAGAACCATGCCGCCGCGGTGGGAGGTTATGCCGTTGACGGCTGCCGAGAGTTCATGGCAAGCCGGGGTGAGGAAGGTACATTGGCAGCTCTAACGTGCGCCGCCTGTGGCTGCCACCGCAGTTTCCATCGAAGAGAAATCGAAACCGAGGTTGTTTGTGACTGTAATTCACCTCATTCTACTGGAAATTag